A DNA window from Anaerocolumna sp. AGMB13020 contains the following coding sequences:
- a CDS encoding alpha/beta fold hydrolase, translating to MGISKYRKNKKHKIIFLLAFIIVAGGIWQIIMERYEADRYLPTGKIITVNSHKMHTYSLGNGKDTLVFIAGSGTTSAYTDFYYMQQELSAYAKTFSYDHAGLGWSEGTDIPRTIDNVTAELHELLRETGHAAPYVLVAHSLGSLEAIRYAQRYQGEVKGIIFLDGGSPEYYADYPEWNSMLLNRTSAVLRLTGINRLLGNFGLMLPFVGEDTRNHLLPEDIKKIDAAMYYNKLGSSENLKGLGLINENAKTVIRHGYLEDIPLLALSAKNDDKWTKAQEELLNWSDRSSGMVMKESKHYLHWTNKNSVIATISEFINTYGD from the coding sequence ATGGGGATAAGTAAATATAGAAAAAACAAAAAACATAAAATAATTTTTCTTCTTGCTTTTATAATTGTTGCAGGGGGGATATGGCAGATTATAATGGAGAGATATGAAGCGGATCGATATCTGCCAACTGGTAAAATAATTACAGTCAATTCCCATAAGATGCATACGTATAGCCTTGGTAACGGAAAGGATACGCTTGTCTTTATCGCTGGCTCAGGCACCACAAGCGCTTATACAGACTTTTACTATATGCAGCAGGAACTGTCTGCTTATGCTAAAACCTTCAGTTATGATCATGCCGGCCTGGGGTGGAGTGAGGGAACAGATATTCCCAGAACCATTGATAACGTGACAGCTGAGCTTCATGAGTTATTAAGAGAAACGGGACACGCTGCACCCTATGTTTTAGTAGCCCATTCTCTGGGATCCTTAGAGGCTATCAGGTACGCCCAGAGATATCAGGGAGAGGTTAAGGGAATCATATTTTTGGACGGAGGGAGTCCAGAGTATTATGCAGATTATCCTGAATGGAATTCCATGTTGCTTAACCGAACCAGCGCAGTTCTTAGATTAACAGGTATAAATCGGCTGCTTGGAAACTTTGGTTTAATGCTTCCATTTGTAGGCGAGGATACCAGGAATCATCTGCTGCCAGAGGATATTAAGAAAATAGATGCTGCTATGTATTATAATAAACTAGGTAGCAGTGAGAATCTTAAGGGATTGGGATTGATTAATGAAAATGCAAAAACGGTTATTCGTCATGGCTATCTGGAGGATATCCCTTTATTGGCTCTGTCAGCAAAAAATGATGATAAGTGGACAAAGGCACAGGAAGAATTATTAAACTGGTCTGATAGAAGCAGTGGTATGGTAATGAAGGAAAGTAAGCATTATCTCCATTGGACGAATAAAAACAGTGTTATTGCAACGATATCAGAGTTCATAAATACATATGGTGATTAA